In Erigeron canadensis isolate Cc75 chromosome 8, C_canadensis_v1, whole genome shotgun sequence, the DNA window AGCGGCGCGATCCAGTGTGTTCAACCCAGTAGCGGCGTGAGGAGGACCCCTAGCGGCGCGATTTTTGCTGCTTTTCGGGCAGAAATGCTCAAGGACACCTCTAGCGGCGCGAGATCGATCTGACATaaccattttctctctcctggggtataaataccatccaccatTCCACCCAAACCCTAGTCGTGGACACTTTAGCTCACACACTTATACTTCAGCCGTTTTTCCAAGGTTTTCAAGAGTTTTTCACTACTCCAACATCATTGGAAgacttgaagattaattttagcTATTGTTACTCATTGTAGCTCGATTGTAACTTCGGATTGGATTTGTCCTCTATatttggtacattatgtcttcctttctacttcaatctttagcttttaacattatgagtagctaaatccttatacatctatgaagatgaagtgaaacaattagttatggttgcatagtattttgaattcaagttggttttacttaacattttgttgagatcttaatgaagtgatttcttctacttaaatttgtgttcttggtgatatttgtgttcttcaatagtggtactagttgaatgcaagtattattttaattgtttgtctattaaCAACTTTTGttaggtcatggtatgatagtaaagaatataagtttaatagaaattactttgttaagtgaatttaacggttggtggtaccacgtttctttcacaaagataaaattgttatttagataatcaaacaaactagttagttcaaaGAATTATAAtagggttggtggtaccacttgttgcaagaaATTGGGTTAATTAGGTGATTGAGTGAACTTTACAAATGTTGTGCACCCGTTTGTGTTTTGAacttgtcacgattattgtcaccaacattattgaattttgagcttaaaccatatgcaacctaaacttcttgtgtagcggattcgacatagatggctttttaattatttgttacaactcaaactattttcgcatactctcgattgacaccggttgagtatttcatttattttacttgtcgattaattagctttctgaaacacaaagtgacaactcggtcacaaaccaaactttctcttgatttacatttttacaaccttaagtacaacattcaatctttgtgttcgatcctggtcttaccaattaactatattacatacgaacgggtacactgcccgtaagtgtgtggtagtcagtaagcggtagatcttgttataaattattaaactcgatttcacacatcaagtttttggcgccgctgccggggactgaTTTTACGTACTTGTGGTTGAAATTTTGTGAATCGATCCTTTTTCGTGCTTTGCATGGGAAAGTTAAttgctttattttatttttagtttgctTCATTGTACCTCAGGTGCTATTAAGGTTTCCATTTGTTGTGTTGTGATCGCAGATTATTCTCAGGTAGTGGATGAGCACTCGAGCTTCTGGGAAACCGTTAGTGAAGGCCACATCTAACCCTGACAAACTCAAAAAGCGCACCAAGCCACAAACATCACAACCGTCATCATCCACACCCATTTACATAGACACCACTCCTAGACCTAGACCCGACCACATACTTTACGAGACTTATTACGAGTCGGGAAGTACCGAGTGGGGTTACTATTCTGAAAAAGAAGGATCTACTTCCGATAAAACACCTACTCCACCTGAATCACCGAAACCGAACATCAACATGGCCGGACAACAAAATAATCCACCCGATCTTTTTAACACCAAAATCGAGGACCTACCTCGAACCATACCAACCTCTCGCCAATCCGCCATCGTTAGCCCCGCAATTGACACTTTCACCGTGAAAGGCAACCACTTGCAAATGGTTAAGGATTTATGTTTTGATGGGAGAAACAAGAGGGATCCTCATGAACATCTCGACAAGTTTGAGATGACTTGCAACTTGTTCAACTATGGGGAGAACCAAGCTAACAATGTCAAGATGAAGCTTTTTCCTATGTCTCTAGCGGGGGAAGCTCACAAATGGTTAAAAGGGTTGGCGCCAAATAGTTTGACTACATGGGAGGCGGTTAGAGAAGCTTTGATTGAAAGGTTCTTTCCGGCAAATCAGGAAAGAGAACTTAGGCTTATAATCCGTTCTTTTAGGCAAGATGAGGATGAGTCCATTGTTGAAGCTTGGTTGAGAATGAAAGATCTTTTGTGGGAATGCCCCGGGCATGGGGTGAGTGATACCGAGATTGTTGGTATATTCTTGGATGGAATGAACATGGAAAGTTATGAGAAGATGGTCATGACTTGTGGGGGTAGTACTACTTATAAGACTTCTAGTGAGATTTGGAAGATGTTTGAGGATATGGCTAAGGCTCAAGTTTCTAGGTCTCCTAGTAGGGATCGTAGGGATAGAAGGACATGTAGAGTAGTAGCCCGGGTTGATGGGGGAGAGACATCCGAGGTGGTTAATGAGATTAGAGCGCTCTCGAAGCACATGGATGAAAGGTTTTCCATggtggaaaacaattttggaggaTTAGAGCGTGATGTTAATATCATGGTCGGGGGGTGTGTTCATTGTGGTGGACCACATGATGCCGATGAATGTGATCAAATGGTTAGAGAAGACGTGAATTATGTGCACAACCAAAGAACCGGTCAATATCAACCGCTTTTCCAACGTGGTAGCAACTACCAAGGTCGTCACCAAGGTAACTCTTCAAACTCTTCTAATTCTTTTTCTAACAATCGTGGTGGCAACTTTCAATATAGGTGGCAAAAGGATGACAACCAAGGGCCgcctcaacaacaacaaccaccatcacctCCAAAGCAAGATGACAATGGGGAGGAAGGATCACCCCTCATGGCCATGATGGCCAAGTTCTTGGATAAGCAAGAAAAAAGGGAGGAGGCTCAAGAGAAGCGGAATGCTTCAATGGAGAACTATTCAAAGCTTTTGAATGATAAGATTGGGGGTTTGCATATAAAGATCGATGAGAGCAACCGGAACAACCATGCTTTGATATCTAATTTGGAAAAGAGGTTGGATAGGATGGGGAACTCTAAAAGGCATCCGGGTACACTTCCAAGTGACACCTAACAAAACCCAAATCAAGGCCAAGGAGGGTCGTGGAGACATGGGGATGACAAGTACAAAGGACCCCAACACCGGAACGAGACCGTAAATGCAATAACTACACGGTCCGGTAAGGTAATCACTCCTCCTAAGGATAACTCTTTTGTTTCTAATGTTTCTCCTAGTGCAGAAAATTTTGATGAAGAGTTCgatgatgaagttgaaatgGAGTCACCACCGGTGGTGACTACTTCGGTTCCTAAAGCTACACCAATCAAGGAACCCGAAGTCAAGCCATACAAGCCAAAGCTTCCCTTTCCTCAACGCTTGAGGAAGGAAAAGCTTCAAGTACAATACAACAAGTTCTTTGACATGATCAAAATGGTGACGATCAATGTCCCACTAGTTGACCTTATTTCGGGCATGCCTAATTATGCCAAATTCATCAAGGAGCTAGTGACGGACAAGAAGAAGCTAGATGAAGCAAAGGCAACCTTTTTGAATGAAGAATGATCGGCAGTAGTCAAAAACAAGCTTCCACCAAAGCTTGccgatccagggagttttctcaTTGCTTGTTCATTTGGTACTAAATTGTCTTGTAAAGCTTTAGCCGATCTTGGGGCTAGCATCAATTTGATGCCATATTCAGTTTTTACCAAGCTTTCATTGGGGAAATTAAGGCCCACTAAGATGAGCATCCGCCTTGCGGATCATTCCTTTCAATACCCAATAGGGGTGGCCGAAAACTTACAAGTGCAAGTAGGcaaatttgtttttcttgttgatttcgTGATTTTAGAAATGGAGGACACCAAGGTGCCCCTCATTTTGGGCCGACCATTTTTGtacaccgcggatgctatcatccgggtaaAGGACAAGGAAATTTCCTTGGGTGTCGGGGAAGACCGTATTGTGTTTAAAATTGAAAAGGCTTTGAAACATTCTTATTCTTCCGATGACACTTGTTTTAGAATTGATGTTATAGATGATGCAGTCGAGTTGGAAAAATTGGAGCTTGTAGGTGTTGAAGATGACGCAAGCGATGATAGATGGGCTAGCATTGGTGAAGGGAATGTTGCTAGTGACCAAGTTGAAGAGATTGAGGAGATCTTGGCTCTTAGCATGGATGAAACTCCATTGGATAATGAGGAGTTTGAAGAAATTGAGGAAATCCCAAGTGGTAAGCAACCTACTTCGCTTGATTATCCTCCAACGGATTTGGAACTCAAGCCATTGCCCGATCATTTAGAATACGCTTACTTGGAAGGTACATCTCTACTCCCCGTTGTTATTTCCTCATCACTTTCGGATGAGGAAAAGACCAAACTCATGACCATTCtaaaggcccataaaaaggcctttgcttggAAGACTTCCGATATACCCGGAATTAGTCCCGATTTTTGCAAACACAAGATAAATTTGTTTGAAAATGTAAAACCGGAGATTCAAAGGCAAAGAAGGCTTAACCCAAACATGAAAGATGTAGTAAAAAGGGAAATTGTTAAACTTCTTGATGCGGGTATCATTTTTCCTATATCGGATAGTCCATGGGTTAGCCCGGTACATTGTGTACCAAAGAAGGGAGGTATGACCGTGGTTACTAATGAGAAAAATGAGTTGGTTCCAACTAGAACGGTCACCGGTTGGAGAGTTTGCATTGACTATCGTAGGTTGAATGAGGCCACCAAAGAGGACCATTTTCCTTTACCCTTTATGGACCAAATGCTTGAAAGGTTGGCGGGTAATGAGTACTTTTGTTTTCTAGATGGTTTTTCTGGTTATTTTCAAATCCCAATTGATCCGAATGATCAAGAGAAAACCATTTTTACTTGTCCTTTTGGGACCTATGCCTATAGTCGCATGCCTTTTGGTTTATGCAATGCACCGGGTACTTTTCAAAGATGCATGTTGGCCATTTTTCAAGATATGATAGAAACTTCCATGGAGGtcttcatggatgatttttcggTATTTGGTGAGTCCTTTGATAGTTGTTTGGCCAATTTAGATAAAATGCTTGATAGGTGTGAAAAAGCACACTTGGTgcttaattgggaaaaatgtcattttatggtCAAAGAGGGTATAGTTTTGGGTCACAAGGTGTCAAGGGCGGGACTTGAGGTTGACAAAGCCAAAATTGATGTCATGACTAAATTGCCTCCACCCACCAATGTGAAGTCGGTAAGAAGTTTTCTAGGTCATGCCGGGTTTTACCGGCGGTTTATCAAAGATTTTTTGAAAATCACAAGGCCTATGACTAGATTGTTGGAAAAAGATGTTGATTTTGAGTTTAATGATGAATGTCTAAACGCTTTTTCtcttttgaaagacaa includes these proteins:
- the LOC122610586 gene encoding uncharacterized protein LOC122610586 — encoded protein: MSTRASGKPLVKATSNPDKLKKRTKPQTSQPSSSTPIYIDTTPRPRPDHILYETYYESGSTEWGYYSEKEGSTSDKTPTPPESPKPNINMAGQQNNPPDLFNTKIEDLPRTIPTSRQSAIVSPAIDTFTVKGNHLQMVKDLCFDGRNKRDPHEHLDKFEMTCNLFNYGENQANNVKMKLFPMSLAGEAHKWLKGLAPNSLTTWEAVREALIERFFPANQERELRLIIRSFRQDEDESIVEAWLRMKDLLWECPGHGVSDTEIVGIFLDGMNMESYEKMVMTCGGSTTYKTSSEIWKMFEDMAKAQVSRSPSRDRRDRRTCRVVARVDGGETSEVVNEIRALSKHMDERFSMVENNFGGLERDVNIMVGGCVHCGGPHDADECDQMVREDVNYVHNQRTGQYQPLFQRGSNYQGRHQGNSSNSSNSFSNNRGGNFQYRWQKDDNQGPPQQQQPPSPPKQDDNGEEGSPLMAMMAKFLDKQEKREEAQEKRNASMENYSKLLNDKIGGLHIKIDESNRNNHALISNLEKRLDRMGNSKRHPENFDEEFDDEVEMESPPVVTTSVPKATPIKEPEVKPYKPKLPFPQRLRKEKLQVQYNKFFDMIKMVTINVPLVDLISGMPNYAKFIKELVTDKKKLDEAKATFLNEE